TCCCCCTGATCTTTTTTAAACAGTTCAGCCAGGGCAATAGGTACCTGCTGGAAACCGTTGGTAAAACCCTTGTACACCGGAGAGATGCCAAAGTCGGATAAATACCATGGAATCGCATCGCTTGCATTCCAGTTCACCAGCGTAGAGTCGTAACCGCCAGCGTCCATGCTGAACTGATAGCCTTCACTGCTGATCACTCTGTACAACAGATTCCAGAAACCCCATTTGTATAAGGGGACACCATCAAACCAGGCATCGCGGGTCATGACACGACGGTCAGCCTCTGACAGATTGGGGTTAGTAATGCCGGGTACGATCTGTTCAATCGCATTGACAATGATAGTGCCCGGGCCATTCCCTTTTTCCAGGAATGACATATTATACGGCACTTTACCGGGATTGGTCACAAAGTCGACCAGGCGCAGGTATTCGCCCCGCAGATACGCGAGATTCTGTGGCTCATCTACCGGAAAAGGATAGGTAGTGATCTTCTCATTATCCGGCAATTCCGCATTGAGGGCCTTGATCAGGTTTACGATCAGGTGTTGGGTCGTCTCGAGGATCCGCATACCACCCAGTTCTGCGGTCATGTTGGGAATTTCAGGTGGTTTGACAGACAGTAGTCGTCCGCCGATATGATCGCTGCCTTCGAACACGACGATCTTCTGGTCTGGAAATTTCCTCTTTAGTTTCCAGGCACTATACACGCCTGAAACGCCGCCACCAATGATGGCGATATCAATATCTACCTGTTTGTTTGCCATAGAGATAATGGTTTTAGAAGAATGAAGGAACGTTGGATGGAATGTGTCCGCTACCGGTAGCGTGCAGCTTTTCTCTTATTGATGCCTGATGTACATAATTCACTGCCGGTTGCTGAGCGTGTTGTGCTGAGCTGGTGTCAGATGTGGATGGCGCTGTCGGCGTACTGCCCGCTATTCTCATATCAAGTATAAAAGAAGTGTTGTGCGTGAGTACATGTTCAATACCGCGTTTAACCGCCGCCTTTACTTCCGCCGGTGTTTTTACGACTTCACCATGCTCACCGCCAAATGCTTTTGCCAGTGATACAAAGTCGAATTTAGGTCTTTCGAGACGCAGGTATGGCGGGTTATCCGTTTTGGGTTTCCAGCCATAACCTGGTGCGCTGCCATAAGCGGCCACTACCTGTTCCAGCCCCAGTTGCAGGGTATGATATTCCTGGTTATTGGTGATGATATACAGGATAGGCAGTTGCTCATGTGCGGCAGTCCAGTAGGTTTGCGGATAGAACAGTGAAGAACCGTCTCCCACTGCATTGATCACCAGCTTTGTACCTGTTCCCTGTGACGAAGCATTTTCGAGTTTGATACCCAGGGATGCCGGCATTGACCAGCCTAAAGAACCTCCCGATACACAATAGTAACTGACAGGTTTAGCACCGTTGGTATTGAAGGGCAGATAATACTGAAAGGGAGCACCATCAGATACCGCTTCATGCACATATACAAAGTTGTCCACCAGTTCCCTTTCTTCAATTTCTTCTTTCAATGCTTTCGCGATCACTACAGACCAGATCTCCTCCTGCTCCATCGCTTTCAGCAGATAGGCGTCCCAGTCTGCCGCTCTCTTCACAGACAATGCCCGCATCTCTTCATTCCTGGCGGCCGCGCCCACCGGAGGATTGGGCTTGACATACCCGTTCAGGATGGGCAGTGTTGCTTTAATATCACCGAAGACGGCCGCCTCTCCGTAGTAGTTCTTCGCGATATCCCAGGTATTGTTGGTCAGGTACACCTGTTTCAGTTCAGGAGGGAATAACGGGCCGTCGGAATACTTGTATACCGCCAGCTGCGCCTGAGCGCCAAATCCGACCAGGAATGCGACATCGTGATCATCGAACACACCCCGGACACCCGCCTGGCTACCGGGCAACTCGCCCTGCCAGTGATAGTCGTCGTTAGGGAAGTTCGCCAGACTGCTGAAGGTCTGTAAGACGACGGGGGCACCCAGCAGCTCCGCCAGTTCCTGTAATTCCTTCCAGGCATCTGCATAACCAACAGCGTCGCCAGCTACAATCACCGGGTTTTTAGCTGCTGAAAGAATGCTGGCTGCCTGTCTGATAGACGCGTCATCTCCGGTGAAATGCGGAGATATACGGGTCACGCCTTTAATCCTGTCTTCATCCTCGATAGCCACCATGGTAAAATCCCATGGAATGGATACGAACACAGGGCCATTAGGAGGTGCCATGGCTTCTTTAAACGCACGTTGCAGTACCAACGGGATCTCATCGGGCGTACGCACTTCGTGCGCCCATTTGGTGTACTGCCGGGCAAGGTCTACCAGATTGGATGCCAGTAATGGCTCCTGGGTCACGAGTTCATTCTGCTGCTGACAACAGAGGATCACCAGTGGGACATGGGCACGGTAAGCATTGAACAGGTTGCCGATGCAATGGGCAATGCCAGGTGTAACGTGCACGACCAGTACACCAGGTTTGCCTGTCATCCGGGCAGATCCCATTGCTGCGCCAATGGCAATGTTCTCATGAAGACACTCTATATAGCGTACTTCATTTTCCGGGTAAGAGGTACCATCAATAATAGGAATTTCATTGGTTCCAGGTACGCCGAAAATGTAATGGATACCCAGGTCCCTGAGGATATCGAATACATAGTCGCGGGTCCAGCGGGTAGCCTGTCCGAACGCATGTTCGATCACAGCGTCGCTGCTCTGGCTCGTAGCCTGAGTCATTTGTTGTGTTGCCATATAAGGGAGTTTTGGAGTTTGGTTATTCAGAGGCTTCTTGTCGTGGATACTTTTTTGGTTTCATGAATACGGTACTTGGTATTTCACAGGGTATTAACCGGCTGAAATCCAGGTAGTAAACAGCGGGTTAGACCCGATTGTTTATGGTTGATCGAAAAAAAGAGAAAATTTATGGAAGATAAGGATAGATATGTTTACTTATACGATGGGGTTATATATTAACGATTCTAATCAATTAGGTAAAAACCTATATACTTACTGGTATCAGATGGATGTATAAAAAAGAGGTCGTGTGTTCTACACTAAATGAGTCTTAATACAGCCCTTCTAACTGGTCCGCTGGTACTTCTTCCATTGCCATTACAGAATAGCTATTATAACAAGTGATCATACCGATACCGGCAATAAAGAAACCACCGGTCAGCAGGGTAAAGAAACTATGACACTCTACCCCAATGATCAGACAACTCACGCCCAGTATCATAGAAAGCGCTCCGGCCAGGGCTATCTTTCTTACAGGCCATCGCTTCGACAGTAGAGGAAGGACCAGACGGGCCAGTAATACGGCGAGTATATTGGCAGGCATCATCATCAATCCGGCTGCCGCGGCAGCGTAACCGACGTGCTGTTGCAGCAGGTAACTCATGATAAACTGATAGCCAACGAACAATACGCCCAGCAGCACGAACAGGGTATTTCCCATGCGTACGGATGGTATGGTGAACAGTTGCAGGTTAAGTAGTGGAGCAGGTTGTGTGGTCAGTCGTCTACGCAGGTAGAAATTTGCGGCCACCATGACTGTCAGTGCGCCGATGATCCTGGTCGCATTCATTGCAGGGGCAATCAGCAACTCCGTTGCCCAGGTGAGGCATAGAATGGATATGACAAGTGCGATCGCCGACGGAATATCCGGGAATTTACGCTGAACAATAGGTTCGTCCTTATCCAGTACAAAGCTGGCGACAATGATCACTACCAGTAACAATGGTACACTTATCAGCGGATGGAGAAAGAAGGGGTGATTATGCAATATGGCGCTTTGCTGAACGCCAAGAAGGTAGGCAAGGGTATTATTGCATTATGCCAGGTCACTATCAAAAAGCAGAACCGGGAGGATGTTCAGGTATTTGTCAATAAGATCCTGTCGTTCGAAGAAGTCACGGAATGTTATGTAGTAGCGGGCGATTTAGACTATTCACTGAAGATAGTCACCACATCGATGGAAGCCTATCATCATTTTTTCATCAATAAACTAAACCCGATAGATATAATCATTCAGACCAGGAGCACCTTTGTGATGGATGTTGTCAAGCAAACGCATGTGATCGTTTAACGAAAGTAATACCGGCACAACATCCTTTACTAAGCTGCCTTTGACCATCAAGTACATGACAGGCTAGTCCTCCCCCCCGTCATACTCTTCAATGATTGATTTCTGGGATTGCAGGATCCGCTGATATTCATCAAAATGGGTATCCTTATTGGCCGTGTACAGCTCTGTTCCCTTTGTAAAATCATAACATATACGGTCACGCAATCTCCGCAGATCAAATAAGAGTGCATCATAGCTCCTGCCCTTATCCCTGAAATTGAACACCCCTTCCACAGCTGCAAATACCGTAACGACCGCACTAATGATCAATACTACATTATCGCTTCCGGGTATACTGCCACCACTTATTTTCCAGCCGGTTAAAACGGTAATAGAAGCACCGGCAATGATGGTCAGCACCTTCGTAGTCCGGTATAAGGTCGTATAGGTCAGTTTCTTACGCTTTATACTATCTATTCTGGATTCAATATCCCGATATAAAAAATCGTTATCGGCTAGCTCCTTAATTTTCATAGTGTACTGGTGATACCTGATTTTCATTCAATCAGTGTTGTAAGATAATAAAACATCCATAAACGTTCGGCTGTTTCCCAGCTATCAGCGGAATAAAAAGCAGCTGCCCGGTAAAGCGGACAACTACCTGCTATTGCTGTACAGCACTGCGCTGCCTGAGAATATAGCTGTTCCTGGCAGTCGGATCGCAGGCCAGTCAGGAGCTCTCTAATATCTTCCTGAGAATAGCCACCACTTTCTTCATCTCCCGCTCATTCATAGCCGCAAACCCCATCCGCAGTCCATTTAATTGTTTACCCGCCGCATCATAAGATGAGCCGTCGGACATTTTCAATCCGGCAGCGGCCGCCTTTTCTGCTATTACAGACAGCTTTACCTTTCTGGTGAACTGTACCCAGACAGCCATCCCGCCATCAGGCACTTTAAATGAAATATACTCCCCTAATTCCCTCTCCAGCAGCGCACAAAAAAGATCGCGCCGCTCCTGATACAGTTTAAGTGACTTCCTGATATGCCGGTGCATCGTGCCATCTTCAAACATAGCGGCTAAGGCCTCTTCAAACAGCAGATCTCCACGCAGGTCCATCAGCTTCTTAATAGCAGCGGCACGATGAATAAATGCATCGCCAGCCACCAGGTAACCCAGTCGCATAGAGGCGGCCAGGTTCTTCGTGATCGATCCAATGTACAATACATGCCCCTCATGCTCTGCACTGGCCAGCGGTAATATAGGGCGATGGGTATAATGAAACTCATAATCATAGTCATCCTCTATCGTATAGAATTTATACTTCCTGATCAATGACAATAACTTCATTCTCCTGGCGGCACTTAGGGTGACCGTTGTTGGATGATGGTGGTGTGGCACAATATACAACAGCCGGAATTTTCTTCTACAGGCCTTTTCGATCAGATCCACATCTATTCCTTCAGTATCAACCGGAATATAGGTGATGCGTGCCCCCAGCTGTTCAAATACGGCAGTGGCCAGCCTGTAACCAGGATCACCTACCAATACCTCATCTCCCGGTTTTATAAGCGCCGCAGCTGCCACATAAATAGCCATCTGGGCGCCCCGGGTCAGCAACAGCATGTCAGGTGTCATCACAATGCCCCTGGAGTTGCTTAAATGCCCGGAAAGTACATTACGCAACCGTACACTTCCCCTGACATCCGTATACATGGAATAACGTTCCGCATCATCATCATAAAAAGCCTGGCGCTGTAGCTTCAGCAGTTGCTCTACTGGCGCAATACGGTGGTCCGGGAATCCATCATTGATCACATATTTATACTTCCTGTGCGGGTCCTGTTCTTTCGCTGCCGGCTTCTGTAAAACGGCAGGTAAAGTACTCCGGAAGGTACGTGGTTTGAGATCAGGGAGGTTCTCAGAAACGACCATGCCTGAACGGGGCTTACTGTAAATCCAGTCCTGCGCTGACATCTCCTCATATGCGGCTACAACTGTCCTGGGATGTATATCTAATGCAGCTGCCATCTGGCGGATAGACGGCAATTTCGTACCCGGCTTCAGCACACCATTCCTGATCAGCTTTATCAGACCGTTAGCCAGCTGCTCATACACAGCGGGTGAAGCGCTCCGGTCTATCTGCAGTAACATGACATCTAACATAATCTGTACTATATAATTAATCAAAACTGTATCACTAAGGTAGTACAATCACTGAATACCTTTACATTATCAAATACATAACAATGGGAACAAGAACATTTCTCAGCGTCAATCAGCCAGACCTGCATAAAAAAATGGTTGACCTTGATAAAGCAATAAACGAGTCTGGCATAGATAAATGGCACCATGAACTGATCAAGATCAGCGCCTCTCTCTTCAACGGTTGCGCGTTCTGTGTGGACAAACATACGCAGGATGCACTGGAACTGGGTATCCCCGGCAGGAAGATCATGCTGATCCCTGTATGGCTGGAAGCCACCAAACATTTCAGCGCAGAGGAACAACTGATCCTAAGACTAACAAAGGCAGTCACGTTCATACATGAACATGGCATCGAAGATGAGTTGTATGACAGCTGCAAAACTACCTTCGGAGAAGCATACACCGCGAACCTGATCGTGGCAGCTACCATCATTAATGCGTGGAACAGAGTGGGTGTATCCTTCCAGCTGCAACCAAAATTCTGATCTTTATGAAAGTATTACATATCGACAGCAGCATTCGTGGCGAACGTTCCGTATCAAAAGAACTCTCTGCCTTCTTTATGCACTCACTACAATCCAGGTTCGGTGAACTACCGGTAGACTACCTGGATCTATCTGTCAATACTCCCTCTCACCCATCAGCCCTGTTCGTACAAGGTAACTACACCCTGGCGGAAGACAGGACACCTGAAATGGAAGCAGCACTGGAAGAATCAGAGGCGCTGGTAGACCGATTACACCAGGCAGACATCTACGTGATAGGTATGCCCATGTATAACTTTTCTGTTCCGTCCAACGTCAAAGTCTTTATTGACAATATCGTACGTATCAACAGGACATTCAGAAAGCAGGATAACCACTACGAAGGATTACTAAAAAACAAAAAGGTCTATATCATTAGCTCCCGGGGTGCAGATTTCAATGACGGCCATATGCTGGCCAACGGCATGGATCAGCTACAGCCCTACCTGGAAAAGGTATTCGGCTTTCTCGGACTGGACAACCTGACGTTTATTAATGTGTCTCCGACACAATTTTCAGGTCAGGAAGCCAGGATACAGGCTATTGAAAATGCGAGAGTACGCATCTCCCATATTGTGCAAACAATTTAAACAGGGCCACATGGAAATAAGAACGGCGACGACACAGGAAGATCTGATCAGCTGTCAGCAGGCATTACTGGCATTCCGTACACACCTGGAACCAGCGCATTACCTGGATACCATGGAGGCTGTCATCAATGATGGCTATCAGCTGGCATTCATAAGTGGAGATAACGGGTCTGCCGCAGGCATTGTGGGATACAGATACATCAATATGCTACGTACCGGCAAGACCATCTACATTGACGATCTGTTTGTATTACCTGAATACCGAGGAAAAGGCTATGCGATACAATTGCTTGCTCATATCAGGCGAATAGCAGAAGCGAATCAGGTTAAGCAGGTACACCTTGACAGTGGCTATCAGCTGAATCCAGCTCACCGCTTATATCTCAATCAGGGATTCATCCTTAACTGCCTCCATTTCGCCTATTCGGTCTGAGTTACCTTCAATACCAAATGTCACGCCCGCACAACGCGGGATCCTGACTGGTGATCTTAATAGTACCACTGTCAGTAACTGATACCAGTCCATCAAATGAAATCAGTTGTATGGACGCGGCCTTATTAAAAGGAAATTTTTTCATTCTTTTTGCCAGAGGATAATTCGTATTCCTCTGGCAACTATCGTTATACTTCACCTGACGGTTAAAGTTGTCAGGAGAAAAGCGCCGCTGTGCCTGCACGGAAGATATTAAGAGCAGTAAAGGAATAAAGATAACCTGTTTCAATGAATAGAATATTATACGTACGAAGTTATTACTTCTTTCCAGGAGATCAGCAATTTTCATTTACCGCAAATACTCACTATAATAGAGTAGCTGTACAAGTCCATTTGCAGGCGGCTGACAGACAATGACCCCTTAATTATCACTGAAGTATTATCACTCCCCATTCCGTAGATATTGGACAACTGCCTGTAAAAATGGTGTCCAGACAATAATCCAGCCATCATAAACACGGAAATTCAGCTACATTAGTGTAGATCTTTGTTAATCGAAAAACCCATCATCTATGAAAGTCAGACCTTTCTTTTCCCTCGTCAGGGCCTATTGTGCCCATCTGGTCCTGGTGCTCTCTTTAGCCGTATCAGCTAATAGTCAGGTACAGGCACAATCCGCAGTCCCATTTACATTGTCTAACAACTCTGTATATGCAGATGCCAATGTTTATGTCGCGGTAGTCGGTATCATCAATGATAACCACGTCTGGATCAATCCGAAAACAGGCGCGGTCAATCTGATGAATGCCGCTAACAACACCGTACCCGGTCCCGTTATCAATGGTAATATGGGGCCCGGCGGTAATGGTTTGTACGCGAACTGTTTTGCCCGGTTGAGTGAGATCCCCGGTAAAACGATCAGTATCCCCGGTATTGAAGGCTGCCGTATCCTGATCTCTTTCAACTCACAGCTGTTTCTTTACTTCTTCGGTGCATCCGGTGCGCCCAGTGGGTATGCAGCACCTAACCTGGCCAATCCTACCGATCCCAATCAGGGTATCCGGTTCGAAACCATTGAGCTGGCCAATGCCCCCAACGGACTCTGGGCAAACACGACCCGTGTAGACAGTTACCAGTATCCTATGGGGCTTGAGGTATGGGGCAATGGCAATTTCTACAAAAAAGTGGGCGAGTTCATTCCCCACAGCCAGATCCTCTCCTTGTGGCAGTCGACAGCCCCTGCGGACTTTGCAGGCTGTTATGAGTCTGCCAACGGCATTATTAAGTTCCCTTCGAAAACGAGCGCTTTCATGAGCGGTGCACAGGCAAACTACTTCGGTGCCTACATCGATGCGATCTGGTCAAAGTACCAAAGCGGTGACCTGGTATTCAATGCCGGTGATGCCGGTGTATGGAGAGGCCGTGTAACTGGTAGCGTGTTCACCTTTACCAGGGCGTCCGACGGAAAAACCGGCACCATCGCCCGTAAACCTACCAATACTGAAGCTATGGAAGGCAGTGGTGTACTGGCCAGCGGCGGACCATTGGATAAAGTGGTTCAGGCACAGCTATGTGCGGCGATTAACCGACATGCTATTGACCTGACACTGTCAACGGGTGTTACACAGGACCTGGGCACTGCATCAAAGTATTATCAGACCTCTCCCTACAACTGGTACAGTAAGTTCTGGCATCGCAGTGACATCAGTTTAAACGGTCTGGCATATGGCTTTTGTTACGATGACGTATATGATCATTCCTCTACAGTGAATGCCTCCTCTCCGATCAGGGCAACCGTTACCATCGGCGGCTTTGCAGGAGCAACACCCACAGGCCCGGTAACCGTCTACAAAGACTGTAACTATACCGGTTATGCCGTTGCACTGAACCCTGGCACCTATACACTGAGCCAGCTGAATGCCCTGGGCATCCTCAATGATGATATCTCTTCACTGAAGGTAACGGCAGGATACAAAGTGACCCTTTATCAGAATGATAACTTCACCGGTGCATCGCTTGTGCTCACAGAAGATGATGCCTGTCTGGTAGACAATAGCTGGAACGATCTTACCACATCATTAAAGGTAGAGCGTACATCTTCCTCCACTGTTATTCAGGCAGAGAACTATACCTATATGTCGGGTGTCGATGTGGAAGCTACTACAGACGCCGGCGGCGGACAAAACGTAGGCTGGATCGAAGCCGGCGACTGGATGGCGTATGATATCACCATTCCCACGACAGGTACCTATGTGATCAGTTACCGCGTAGCTACACCGAACAGCAATACATCCCTCCGACTGGAAAAAGATGCCGGTACCACGCAACTGGGCACCGTCACACTTCCAAATACAGGCGGCTGGCAAATCTGGGGCAACGCGTCTCATACAGTTACGCTGCCTGCGGGTACCTACAGTGTGGGTATTGCCACCACTACCGGTGGATTCAATCTCAACTACTTCAGCATCACCAGTGCGTCAGGTGCACGTGTTGCAGTACAGCCATCAAAAGCAGCGGCTGACAATTCCGTGCTGCTGACACCTAATCCTGTACATGAGCAGCTGTACATCAAAGGGAATGAAAAAATAAAAGCGCTCGGCATTTATGACGTGAGTGGGCATGAAGTATTAAAGGTAAAAAATCCAGCTAATACTATTGGTGTGAGCAAGCTTGTACCGGGTATTTATATTATTACGATCGAGCATAAAGATGGCTCACAGAAAAAAGTGAAGATATTCAAACAATAGCATTGGCAATGGCTTAAAACGGCAGGCACGCTCATATAGCGTTTGATGAAGAAAATGATGTCTAAAGCTGGTATAAGGAAGACAATGCCTACCTGCGAAAAATAAAATTGGATAAGACAGGAGAAGTCGCTGCACTAAGAGACTAGGTAAGGAAATTATGTAATATTATGTACAACCTTAGATTAGACATCCCTATTATCGAGTATATTAATGCACTCGGGAAAAAGAAAAAATAACGGGCGGTTCCTGTATACAGCGAAAGGCCCCGGATCGACTGCCGGGGCCATTTTTATTGCAGGTAAAGCACTGTATGATACCACTAGGCAGCCACCGCTCCCGCTACCCTTGCCGCTGCTTTCCTTCTGCTCACCGCAAACCACACAATCGCACTCAGGATCATCGATATCACCAGGTAACGGATCACGATATCATGATGTGTGCCCATTCTGCCTGTCTGCGACAAGATAAAGCTGGAAAACGACGTGATCACATATACCAGTCCGCCGAGGAGACCAGCTGTCATACCTGCATGTTGCGGAAAGAATAACATGCTGTCCGTAAAGTGTACATTATACAGGAAACCCGAACAGATATGGATGATAAAGGCAAAGAACATAAAACACCACAGTACAGGGTACTGATATCCTACAAACATCAGCACAACGATCAGTAACAGCTGTAGTGAACAGGCGATCGTGATCTTACGCGCGAAGTCGACACCTATCATACGCTTGCCTATAATACCACCGATCATCCAGGAGAAACCGAGTATTAAAGTACAGTAACCGGTTACGATTGAATTGAAATGGAAGCCATTCTCGATAACGAACGGGCCACCTACGTTAAATACCATTACGACAGAGTAGGCCAGTCCCAGGGTGATGATGCCGAGTACGAAATTGAGATTCCCCAGCGCCATGCCATAGTTGCTCTTTATTCTGCCCATATCAAACGGCTTACGCTCGGCAATCGTCTCTCCACTATATATCAGTTCGAATATCAGCATTAACACCGCGTATACAGCCAGGAACCAGAAGTTGGCCTGCCAGTGGAAGTACTTTTGCAGGTAACCACCCAGAAAGGGCGCTATGATCGGTCCGCAGGACCATATGATGGTAAAGTAGCTCAGGTAGTTCTTCAGCTTATCTCCGCTGTACATATCCACGAAGAATGCACGTTTGGATATCACCACGAAGGCAACTGCGATACCCTGTAGTACCCTTAGCAGACAAATCAACTGTATATTGCCGGTAAAGCCTATCAGCACCGATGTGGTGATCAGCGCACCTAAAGCGTACATAGCGGGCTTAAAACGGCCTATACTGTCCAGTAAGCTACCAACCAGTAACTGGGAGATACCATAACTTATAAAGAAACAGGTGAGGGTAAGCTGTATACTACTTTCTTCCGCCTTCAGCTCTTTGGCCATGGATGGGAAAGAGGGCAAATAAATATCTGTAACAAATCCCGATAGCGGAATTGAAATAAACGCCAGAATGGTCGCGATCTTCTTTCTTCTTGCTGTTGCACTTTGTAACATACTATGAATCCTTAGAATTATGCAACAAAATTAGAACAGCCGTCTAAAACCACCGTTTACTAATTCAAACGAATAATTGCAAAAATCAAATAACCGGCATCAATCTGGTATGTCTGAACTGCAAGGGCGTCATGCCTGCTGCCTTCTTAAAGAAGTTGTTAAAATGCGCAGGATCTTCAAAACCAAGACAATAGCCCACCTGGGAGATGTCCCATTGCGTGTTAAGCAGTAACGTCTTTGCCTCTTCGAGAATACGGCTTTTGATAATGGTGGTGGTGGTTTGTCCCGTAATACTCTTCACCACATGGTTCAGGTGATTCACATGCACATTCAATGCGCTGGCAAAATCCGCAGGCGTCCTCATCGTTAACGGGTCAGCCGGAGAGTCCAGTGGAAACTGCTGATGTAACAGCTCGTCAAATGATTTCAGTAAGCGGGAGGAGGCGGAGAGCTCATTGCCCTGGGACTGAGACTGCGCCACAGCATTGTCTACCAGGAAGGAATGCATGACCAGGCATACCAGGTTGCGCAGTGCCTCATACTTATAGGGGTATTCACTATGCGCCATCTCCATCATCTGCTCAAAATAACCATGCAGCAAAGCCCGCTGCTTTTCATCCAGGAAGATTACGGGCTCACTCCATGGCTTAAATAACGGAGATCGCTTAAATATATCAAACTGGTAATGCTCGTTGAAAAACTCCTGGTTAAAGAGGCAGTAATAGCCATCCTGCTCTCCGGAAAGACAGGTCCAGGAATAAGGAACTGAGGGGCATGGTAATAATATGGCCGGCCGGTCAATGATAATTGAATTACCTCCGTAGTTCAATTCGCCTTTGCCGTAGATGAGTGTGATCTTATAGAAGTCCCTCCTGTTGTAAGGCGTCTTAAAATTGCAATATTTGCGGGTATTTACATTAAAATGAGACTTTCCCTTGCCAAGATCTTCTGTGCTGAAAGGGAAGCTTATAAAGGACCTTTCCCGGTAAAAATCCGTTAACGTCTCCAACTGCTGGCTCATATAACAAAATTAACGAAAAAGATGCTGTTTATATACAGGGAGGTAGTGGGTCCTGTTCACCTATTGACAGAAGTCTGACAAGCCGGCAGCACTAACAGTGTTACGGCAACTGTATATGAAAATTCGGTTTTACCTGAAAATATATATAAATTGCAAAATACATTAAAAACAATGGATCAGCATTCTACTATCTTTGATGCGGCTTTTGAAGCCGAAAACCCTCCCCGTCGCCGTGATATTCTGCCTAAGTGGCTGAGGACATATACATTGTGTGTTATCGGTCTGGGCATTATCTTTTTCATCTGGACTGCACTCATGGCGCCAGCTTCTCCTCCTGATGATAGCCTGGCCAATTATGCGGAAAGACCGTCCGGCGCTAATGTCGGATATACTATTGGTACTTATT
The DNA window shown above is from Chitinophaga agri and carries:
- a CDS encoding thiamine pyrophosphate-binding protein, with product MATQQMTQATSQSSDAVIEHAFGQATRWTRDYVFDILRDLGIHYIFGVPGTNEIPIIDGTSYPENEVRYIECLHENIAIGAAMGSARMTGKPGVLVVHVTPGIAHCIGNLFNAYRAHVPLVILCCQQQNELVTQEPLLASNLVDLARQYTKWAHEVRTPDEIPLVLQRAFKEAMAPPNGPVFVSIPWDFTMVAIEDEDRIKGVTRISPHFTGDDASIRQAASILSAAKNPVIVAGDAVGYADAWKELQELAELLGAPVVLQTFSSLANFPNDDYHWQGELPGSQAGVRGVFDDHDVAFLVGFGAQAQLAVYKYSDGPLFPPELKQVYLTNNTWDIAKNYYGEAAVFGDIKATLPILNGYVKPNPPVGAAARNEEMRALSVKRAADWDAYLLKAMEQEEIWSVVIAKALKEEIEERELVDNFVYVHEAVSDGAPFQYYLPFNTNGAKPVSYYCVSGGSLGWSMPASLGIKLENASSQGTGTKLVINAVGDGSSLFYPQTYWTAAHEQLPILYIITNNQEYHTLQLGLEQVVAAYGSAPGYGWKPKTDNPPYLRLERPKFDFVSLAKAFGGEHGEVVKTPAEVKAAVKRGIEHVLTHNTSFILDMRIAGSTPTAPSTSDTSSAQHAQQPAVNYVHQASIREKLHATGSGHIPSNVPSFF
- the pdxR gene encoding MocR-like pyridoxine biosynthesis transcription factor PdxR; protein product: MLDVMLLQIDRSASPAVYEQLANGLIKLIRNGVLKPGTKLPSIRQMAAALDIHPRTVVAAYEEMSAQDWIYSKPRSGMVVSENLPDLKPRTFRSTLPAVLQKPAAKEQDPHRKYKYVINDGFPDHRIAPVEQLLKLQRQAFYDDDAERYSMYTDVRGSVRLRNVLSGHLSNSRGIVMTPDMLLLTRGAQMAIYVAAAALIKPGDEVLVGDPGYRLATAVFEQLGARITYIPVDTEGIDVDLIEKACRRKFRLLYIVPHHHHPTTVTLSAARRMKLLSLIRKYKFYTIEDDYDYEFHYTHRPILPLASAEHEGHVLYIGSITKNLAASMRLGYLVAGDAFIHRAAAIKKLMDLRGDLLFEEALAAMFEDGTMHRHIRKSLKLYQERRDLFCALLERELGEYISFKVPDGGMAVWVQFTRKVKLSVIAEKAAAAGLKMSDGSSYDAAGKQLNGLRMGFAAMNEREMKKVVAILRKILESS
- a CDS encoding Lrp/AsnC family transcriptional regulator, producing the protein MQYGALLNAKKVGKGIIALCQVTIKKQNREDVQVFVNKILSFEEVTECYVVAGDLDYSLKIVTTSMEAYHHFFINKLNPIDIIIQTRSTFVMDVVKQTHVIV
- a CDS encoding GNAT family N-acetyltransferase — encoded protein: MEIRTATTQEDLISCQQALLAFRTHLEPAHYLDTMEAVINDGYQLAFISGDNGSAAGIVGYRYINMLRTGKTIYIDDLFVLPEYRGKGYAIQLLAHIRRIAEANQVKQVHLDSGYQLNPAHRLYLNQGFILNCLHFAYSV
- a CDS encoding MFS transporter, encoding MHNHPFFLHPLISVPLLLVVIIVASFVLDKDEPIVQRKFPDIPSAIALVISILCLTWATELLIAPAMNATRIIGALTVMVAANFYLRRRLTTQPAPLLNLQLFTIPSVRMGNTLFVLLGVLFVGYQFIMSYLLQQHVGYAAAAAGLMMMPANILAVLLARLVLPLLSKRWPVRKIALAGALSMILGVSCLIIGVECHSFFTLLTGGFFIAGIGMITCYNSYSVMAMEEVPADQLEGLY
- a CDS encoding carboxymuconolactone decarboxylase family protein, coding for MGTRTFLSVNQPDLHKKMVDLDKAINESGIDKWHHELIKISASLFNGCAFCVDKHTQDALELGIPGRKIMLIPVWLEATKHFSAEEQLILRLTKAVTFIHEHGIEDELYDSCKTTFGEAYTANLIVAATIINAWNRVGVSFQLQPKF
- a CDS encoding FMN-dependent NADH-azoreductase, giving the protein MKVLHIDSSIRGERSVSKELSAFFMHSLQSRFGELPVDYLDLSVNTPSHPSALFVQGNYTLAEDRTPEMEAALEESEALVDRLHQADIYVIGMPMYNFSVPSNVKVFIDNIVRINRTFRKQDNHYEGLLKNKKVYIISSRGADFNDGHMLANGMDQLQPYLEKVFGFLGLDNLTFINVSPTQFSGQEARIQAIENARVRISHIVQTI
- a CDS encoding DUF4231 domain-containing protein, whose translation is MKIKELADNDFLYRDIESRIDSIKRKKLTYTTLYRTTKVLTIIAGASITVLTGWKISGGSIPGSDNVVLIISAVVTVFAAVEGVFNFRDKGRSYDALLFDLRRLRDRICYDFTKGTELYTANKDTHFDEYQRILQSQKSIIEEYDGGED